A region of Pyxidicoccus parkwaysis DNA encodes the following proteins:
- a CDS encoding FHA domain-containing protein, whose amino-acid sequence MKIGRTSENDLVLHDHGVSRRHARIVERGGLYFAEDVGSANGTSLNGALIPGEQQLRDGDRITVGPVEFTFVWVPPEGDEDATRPIRRNMPVGGLFDAVAEVQPTAKLPAIAPQRPVDSPPPPPVKVAAPPVLAPAADLDEAPEKTLLEIAPVLAPPASYADEAPEKTLLEIAPVLAPLVLPEEKTASAAPELAPAPLVLPEEVPEEKTTPALRFTLAPPVVPEEGTAPALKPAPASPAAPTEGATAAERARRRRELASSGGGQLALWWTEQPLGARLAVALPVVLLLVGGLVTLGWVFLPHEGSAGPKGPEPVSLGVDPVTDSFGLGEGVQWERPDQKSFDFEFVTPTRAVALLHYQASGISKEEVALVLNGVNLGWVPPDTASANERELEAILPVLTLKRNEHNSVVFDNVRNPPGNESWRVWNLRLEIIPVPELSRDDLVAKARQYAVAGARFYETRDIGAENLFKAWKEFRFAWITLEALDEKPELYQDVRYQLGQVSAELDHKCSQLMLDFQRAVQYRNAKKARAALQEVGRRFPTAEHRCHNRALELAYEHEL is encoded by the coding sequence GTGAAGATCGGCCGGACCTCGGAGAACGACCTGGTGCTGCACGACCATGGCGTGTCCCGGCGGCACGCCCGCATCGTCGAGCGCGGAGGGCTCTACTTCGCCGAGGACGTGGGCAGCGCCAACGGCACGTCCCTCAACGGCGCGCTGATTCCCGGTGAGCAGCAGCTGCGCGACGGGGACAGAATCACCGTGGGGCCCGTGGAGTTCACCTTCGTCTGGGTGCCGCCGGAAGGGGACGAGGACGCCACCCGCCCCATCCGCCGCAACATGCCGGTGGGAGGCCTCTTCGACGCCGTGGCCGAGGTGCAGCCCACCGCGAAGCTGCCCGCCATCGCCCCGCAGCGGCCCGTGGACTCGCCGCCTCCGCCGCCGGTGAAGGTGGCGGCCCCGCCCGTGCTCGCTCCCGCCGCCGACCTCGACGAGGCGCCGGAGAAGACCCTGCTCGAGATTGCGCCCGTCCTGGCGCCTCCCGCCTCCTACGCCGACGAGGCGCCGGAGAAGACCCTCCTCGAGATTGCGCCCGTCCTCGCGCCTCTCGTCCTCCCCGAGGAGAAGACCGCCTCCGCCGCGCCCGAGCTCGCCCCCGCGCCTCTCGTGCTCCCCGAGGAGGTGCCGGAGGAGAAGACCACCCCCGCGCTCAGGTTCACCCTCGCGCCCCCAGTCGTCCCCGAGGAGGGGACCGCACCCGCGCTCAAGCCCGCCCCCGCGTCGCCCGCCGCCCCCACCGAGGGCGCGACGGCCGCCGAGCGTGCCCGGCGCCGCCGGGAGCTGGCCAGCTCCGGAGGAGGGCAGCTCGCGTTGTGGTGGACCGAGCAGCCGCTGGGGGCGCGCCTCGCGGTGGCCCTGCCGGTGGTGCTGCTGCTCGTGGGCGGGCTCGTCACGCTGGGCTGGGTGTTCCTGCCACACGAGGGGAGTGCCGGCCCCAAGGGCCCGGAGCCGGTGTCGCTCGGGGTGGACCCGGTGACGGACTCGTTCGGCCTGGGCGAGGGCGTGCAGTGGGAGCGCCCGGACCAGAAGTCGTTCGACTTCGAGTTCGTCACGCCCACGCGCGCCGTGGCGCTCCTGCACTACCAGGCCAGTGGCATCTCCAAGGAGGAGGTGGCGCTGGTGCTCAACGGCGTCAACCTGGGGTGGGTGCCCCCGGACACGGCCAGCGCCAACGAGCGGGAGCTGGAGGCCATCCTCCCGGTGCTCACGCTCAAGCGCAACGAGCACAACTCCGTCGTCTTCGACAACGTGCGCAACCCGCCGGGTAACGAGTCCTGGCGCGTGTGGAACCTCCGTCTGGAAATCATCCCCGTGCCGGAGCTGTCCCGCGACGACCTGGTGGCCAAGGCGCGCCAGTACGCGGTGGCCGGCGCCCGCTTCTACGAGACGCGGGACATCGGCGCGGAGAACCTCTTCAAGGCGTGGAAGGAGTTCCGCTTCGCGTGGATCACCCTGGAAGCCCTGGACGAGAAGCCGGAGCTGTACCAGGACGTGCGCTACCAGCTCGGTCAGGTGTCAGCCGAGCTTGACCACAAGTGCAGCCAGCTGATGCTCGATTTCCAACGCGCCGTACAGTACCGGAACGCGAAGAAGGCCCGGGCCGCCCTGCAGGAAGTGGGCAGGCGCTTCCCTACGGCCGAGCATCGCTGCCACAATCGGGCGTTGGAGTTGGCTTACGAGCACGAGCTCTAG
- a CDS encoding type II secretion system F family protein: MDILTQVLVGSSALLFAGAIGFLGLGLYQTLFERFLSEVREESAGGVKGAGGVAIRRLGAMNRRFMWPGYEAKARRNLIKAGEPQGYKPEDIMALQEVSAVGGLVLGLLLMNSIGFNLGWGLVVMLIGMYYPLIWLNDQVKKRHLQISRALPYSLDLLTLSVEAGLDFTAALAKVVEKGKQGPLREELQLVLKQLKMGKTREEAMKSMIVRVDLPPLTTFVTALIQADKMGTSLGKVLRIQSTQMRIDRTQRAEKLAGEAPVKMLFPLIACIFPTVFMVLFGPIVFQFFFGELA, translated from the coding sequence GTGGACATCCTGACGCAAGTGCTGGTCGGCAGCTCCGCGCTGCTCTTCGCGGGGGCCATCGGGTTCCTCGGCCTGGGCCTGTACCAGACGCTCTTCGAGCGCTTCCTGTCCGAGGTCCGTGAAGAGTCCGCGGGCGGCGTGAAGGGCGCGGGTGGCGTGGCCATCCGCCGCCTGGGCGCCATGAACCGCCGCTTCATGTGGCCGGGCTACGAGGCCAAGGCGCGCCGCAACCTCATCAAGGCCGGTGAGCCCCAGGGCTACAAGCCCGAGGACATCATGGCCCTGCAGGAGGTCAGCGCCGTGGGCGGCCTGGTGCTGGGCCTGCTGTTGATGAACTCCATCGGCTTCAACCTGGGCTGGGGCCTGGTCGTCATGCTGATTGGCATGTACTACCCGCTCATCTGGCTGAACGACCAGGTGAAGAAGCGCCACCTGCAGATTTCCCGCGCGCTGCCCTACAGCCTGGACCTGCTGACGCTGTCGGTGGAAGCGGGCCTGGACTTCACCGCAGCGCTGGCGAAGGTGGTGGAGAAGGGCAAGCAGGGCCCGCTGCGCGAGGAGCTGCAGCTGGTGCTCAAGCAGCTCAAGATGGGCAAGACGCGCGAAGAGGCGATGAAGAGCATGATTGTCCGCGTGGACCTGCCGCCGCTGACGACGTTCGTCACCGCGCTCATCCAGGCGGACAAGATGGGCACGAGCCTGGGCAAGGTGCTGCGCATCCAGTCCACGCAGATGCGCATCGACCGCACCCAGCGCGCGGAGAAGCTGGCCGGCGAGGCCCCGGTGAAGATGCTCTTCCCGCTCATCGCCTGCATCTTCCCGACGGTGTTCATGGTGCTGTTCGGGCCCATCGTGTTCCAGTTCTTCTTCGGCGAGCTCGCCTGA
- a CDS encoding type II secretion system F family protein: MLAGIVLLLVTGSVFFFSLVIFSVLSKAYEQYQERYVAKSMNDLSDMFLFIDARQMLILNIASMCLLGILSYIIFNPILAVIATVFGFFVPMLLVKHYRKRRIKKFNVQLVDALQAMANAFKAGLTFPQAIEHVAREAMPPLSQEFGLFVKEVKLGVPLEEALINMGRRVGSDDLELVVVSTNIARQLGGNMAEMFETISTVIRERFRLEGKIDALTSQGKLQGWIVAAMPGVLGMVLNYMRPDLMEPMMNHLFGWILVVIIAIMEIMGILIIRRIVNIDI, from the coding sequence ATGCTCGCCGGAATCGTCCTCCTCCTCGTCACCGGGTCGGTCTTCTTCTTCAGCCTGGTGATCTTCAGCGTCCTGTCGAAGGCGTATGAGCAGTACCAGGAGCGCTACGTCGCCAAGTCGATGAACGACTTGAGCGACATGTTCCTCTTCATCGACGCACGCCAGATGTTGATCCTCAACATCGCGAGCATGTGCTTGCTGGGGATCCTCTCGTACATCATCTTCAACCCCATCCTCGCCGTCATCGCCACGGTGTTCGGCTTCTTCGTGCCCATGCTGCTGGTGAAGCACTACCGCAAGCGGCGCATCAAGAAGTTCAACGTCCAGCTGGTGGACGCGCTGCAGGCCATGGCCAACGCCTTCAAGGCGGGCCTCACCTTCCCGCAGGCGATTGAACACGTGGCGCGCGAGGCGATGCCTCCGCTGTCCCAGGAGTTCGGCCTCTTCGTGAAGGAAGTGAAGCTGGGCGTGCCGCTGGAGGAGGCGCTCATCAACATGGGGCGCCGGGTGGGCAGCGACGACCTGGAGCTGGTGGTGGTGTCCACCAACATCGCCCGGCAGCTCGGCGGCAACATGGCGGAGATGTTCGAGACCATCTCCACCGTGATTCGCGAGCGCTTCCGCCTGGAAGGGAAGATCGACGCGCTCACCTCGCAGGGCAAGCTGCAGGGGTGGATTGTCGCGGCCATGCCCGGCGTACTGGGCATGGTGCTCAACTACATGCGGCCGGACCTGATGGAGCCCATGATGAACCACCTGTTCGGGTGGATCCTGGTGGTCATCATCGCCATCATGGAAATCATGGGCATCCTCATCATCCGCCGCATCGTCAACATCGACATCTGA
- a CDS encoding Tad domain-containing protein, with protein sequence MFTRTLRQSFRRQEGQALVLAALMVLVMSIAVLTTVNIGHTVHERIRLQNTADAASYSMAAMEARAFNFYAYANRTQVSHYVSAMMWQSLLSLIYSAEGFFTDLYGFMKTLNPCAGTPSGVFWKIACPILENVIPYVSQILKAIGKVMTAYRNFFLRPFQQLLRSLNPDLPVGRYVIPAHRVLNGVMYFASQAVMVSASTHVTQTTQAVLDANDSNISSLASQLATGLYSECLFSQAHNQYAGGKPLDPRTWKNPFGALDVTKKAANDPIARAKRAMGGITNATRYGCDAEGGACPEGFVTNRRMGNLLPIPDSLGFLRDILSDGVDIPGFSFGKIGQTRMLSTGFPNVRALKLGGGPGQEARSYIRDWNDSLNPWGMTAQGDNIGSDDPYWLKFGPAEIDVKVGKADNPVSCTNTDDYWKCFGENRKDKGVPSRDSSKLPYKHMMKTSIWALNDTDSGSTKGGLHWRVNYPNNTERWVGHIAPRGSERNYGIHEENFCVLELAFKCWAKTSVFTANIRPVQDRNHAWGGLTPFMHFEPGQFGDTCSPTANADMLNPAKRQQDFNQPSTWVALNKTPEQIVNKDNKDKAGTNAPALLNDKGKLKFSFTGDTDGLEMMNNRKKFLGLVEGLNVVSRGQSYYHRPGNWAEQPNFFNPYWRPRLASVYQGRSQLPKIGTMLDSLPGQLGGLAPKIMTH encoded by the coding sequence ATGTTCACCCGGACCCTCCGACAGAGTTTCCGCCGCCAGGAAGGCCAGGCGCTGGTGCTGGCCGCGCTGATGGTGCTGGTCATGTCCATCGCGGTGCTGACCACCGTCAACATCGGCCACACCGTCCATGAGCGCATCCGCCTGCAGAACACCGCGGACGCGGCCTCGTACTCCATGGCCGCCATGGAGGCGCGCGCGTTCAACTTCTACGCGTACGCCAACCGCACGCAGGTGTCGCACTACGTGTCGGCCATGATGTGGCAGTCGCTGCTGTCGCTCATCTACTCCGCCGAGGGCTTCTTCACGGACCTGTACGGGTTCATGAAGACGCTCAACCCGTGCGCGGGCACCCCGAGCGGCGTCTTCTGGAAGATTGCGTGTCCCATCCTGGAGAACGTCATCCCGTACGTGAGCCAGATATTGAAGGCCATCGGCAAGGTGATGACCGCGTACCGGAACTTCTTCCTCAGACCCTTCCAGCAATTACTGCGGAGCTTGAATCCGGACCTGCCCGTGGGCCGCTACGTCATCCCCGCGCACCGGGTGCTCAACGGAGTGATGTACTTCGCCTCCCAGGCCGTCATGGTGTCCGCGTCCACGCACGTGACGCAGACGACGCAGGCGGTGCTGGACGCGAACGACTCGAACATCAGCTCACTGGCCAGCCAGCTCGCGACGGGGCTCTACAGCGAGTGTCTCTTCAGTCAGGCCCACAACCAATACGCGGGCGGCAAGCCCTTGGACCCGCGCACGTGGAAGAACCCCTTCGGCGCGCTGGACGTGACGAAGAAGGCGGCCAATGACCCCATCGCCCGCGCCAAGCGCGCCATGGGCGGCATCACCAACGCCACGCGCTACGGCTGCGACGCGGAGGGCGGCGCGTGCCCGGAGGGCTTCGTCACCAACCGGCGCATGGGCAACCTGCTGCCGATACCGGACTCGCTCGGCTTCCTGCGCGACATCCTCAGCGACGGCGTGGACATCCCCGGCTTCAGCTTCGGGAAGATTGGCCAGACGCGCATGCTGTCCACCGGCTTCCCCAACGTCCGCGCCCTGAAGCTGGGCGGCGGCCCCGGCCAGGAGGCCCGCAGCTACATCCGCGACTGGAACGACAGCCTCAACCCGTGGGGCATGACGGCCCAGGGTGACAACATCGGCTCGGATGACCCGTACTGGCTGAAGTTCGGCCCCGCCGAAATCGACGTCAAGGTGGGCAAGGCGGACAACCCGGTGTCGTGCACCAACACCGACGACTACTGGAAGTGCTTCGGTGAGAACCGCAAGGACAAGGGCGTGCCCAGCCGTGACTCGTCCAAGCTGCCCTACAAGCACATGATGAAGACGAGCATCTGGGCGCTCAACGACACCGACAGCGGCTCCACCAAGGGTGGCCTCCACTGGCGCGTGAACTACCCGAACAACACCGAGCGCTGGGTGGGCCACATCGCGCCGCGCGGCTCCGAGCGCAACTACGGCATCCACGAGGAGAACTTCTGCGTCCTCGAGCTCGCCTTCAAGTGCTGGGCCAAGACGAGCGTCTTCACCGCCAACATCCGCCCCGTGCAGGACCGCAACCACGCGTGGGGCGGCCTCACGCCCTTCATGCACTTCGAGCCCGGCCAGTTCGGCGACACGTGCAGCCCCACCGCCAACGCGGACATGCTCAACCCGGCGAAGCGCCAGCAGGACTTCAACCAGCCGAGCACCTGGGTGGCGCTGAACAAGACGCCGGAGCAGATCGTCAACAAGGACAACAAGGACAAGGCCGGCACCAACGCCCCCGCGCTGCTCAATGACAAGGGCAAGCTGAAGTTCAGCTTCACCGGCGACACGGACGGGCTGGAGATGATGAACAACCGGAAGAAGTTCCTCGGCCTCGTCGAGGGACTCAACGTCGTCTCGCGCGGTCAGTCGTACTACCACCGGCCAGGCAACTGGGCGGAGCAGCCCAACTTCTTCAACCCCTACTGGCGCCCGCGCCTCGCGTCGGTGTACCAGGGCCGCAGCCAGCTCCCGAAGATTGGGACGATGCTGGACTCGCTGCCGGGCCAGCTCGGCGGGCTCGCGCCGAAGATCATGACCCACTGA
- a CDS encoding TadE/TadG family type IV pilus assembly protein, which yields MRARHLRRHPRGAATVEFALSVPVLVMILMFSMYLTELVRAKLKLQEAARYAVWEMTSYALSDFAKGDNDAAFEDARKEAQEEWVDRYKDLDSVEPNGRSENLIARYQNVQGKITNKEIEFLESGMLGNPSTGEGGGLAGAILSPISNGAGWMLGQWGFNNKGWVESEVEMDFDNVILPKKYLQAEDRGFSKVDTYGGRSIANLHMKSKFSMYANGWNMPDGGDAIVRSRRAGQHTGGDLNKPHGLYKQVNRMVFLGFGNALDSLGIGSVLDKVALVLPNFLGTFVVSRNYSLKSQRADCNGLVGYEDQPTGGLHVMHKKKFELLDHERPDCFDTAPFRDEMTYGNSNYIKVYKARGEYYMGCKRPMADDPSDPDPQVEATEADEQDDKVPCE from the coding sequence ATGCGTGCCCGTCACCTTCGAAGACATCCCCGAGGGGCCGCCACGGTCGAGTTCGCGCTCTCCGTGCCCGTCCTCGTGATGATTCTGATGTTCAGCATGTACCTGACGGAGCTGGTGCGCGCGAAGCTGAAGCTCCAGGAGGCGGCGCGCTACGCCGTCTGGGAGATGACCAGCTACGCGCTCTCCGACTTCGCCAAGGGCGACAACGACGCCGCCTTCGAGGACGCGCGCAAGGAAGCCCAAGAGGAGTGGGTGGACCGATACAAGGATCTGGACTCGGTGGAGCCCAACGGTCGCTCGGAGAACCTCATCGCGCGCTACCAGAACGTGCAGGGGAAGATCACCAACAAGGAGATCGAGTTCCTCGAGTCCGGCATGCTGGGCAACCCGAGCACCGGCGAGGGCGGCGGCCTGGCGGGCGCCATCCTCAGCCCCATCAGCAACGGCGCGGGCTGGATGCTCGGCCAGTGGGGGTTCAACAACAAGGGCTGGGTCGAGTCCGAGGTGGAGATGGACTTCGACAACGTCATCCTCCCCAAGAAGTACCTCCAGGCGGAGGACCGCGGCTTCTCCAAGGTGGACACGTACGGCGGCCGCAGCATCGCCAACCTGCACATGAAGTCGAAGTTCTCCATGTATGCCAATGGCTGGAACATGCCGGACGGCGGTGACGCCATCGTCCGCTCGCGGCGCGCCGGCCAGCACACGGGCGGTGATTTGAACAAGCCGCACGGCCTCTACAAGCAGGTCAACCGCATGGTGTTCCTGGGGTTCGGCAACGCGCTGGACAGCCTGGGCATCGGCAGCGTCCTGGACAAGGTGGCGCTGGTGCTGCCCAACTTCCTGGGCACCTTCGTCGTCTCCCGCAACTACAGCCTCAAGTCGCAGCGCGCGGACTGCAACGGCCTCGTCGGCTACGAGGACCAGCCCACTGGCGGCCTGCACGTCATGCACAAGAAGAAGTTCGAGCTGCTGGACCACGAGCGCCCGGACTGCTTCGACACCGCGCCCTTCCGCGACGAGATGACGTACGGCAACAGCAACTACATCAAGGTCTACAAGGCGCGCGGTGAGTACTACATGGGCTGCAAGCGCCCCATGGCCGATGACCCGTCGGACCCGGACCCCCAGGTCGAAGCCACCGAGGCGGATGAGCAGGATGACAAGGTTCCCTGTGAGTAG
- a CDS encoding TadE/TadG family type IV pilus assembly protein: MGQEAQGGRTRGASRAQSGQAAVEAAMIMPLSVFMALGIIQLTMMQHAKLMTEYAAYQAARAGIVWNGNNERMHDAAIVALLPTMGATNDIGNLAKTFALHTAYDHAMRALNFGGGRVPRTVNGSNLFGMIRVDTISPAYFTPIDTLWKLRSGYNWKELDFDGADSFPEVPSLENNIRKFFNLPEPDDTELVYRKSTRLTIRLRYWYQLRVPFANWIIFYSWFASNAGVALKGAIDRPVFTLGAGRNVNMMSDGNINGLEAMAARGAREHERGYNTLYPLELEVLWRLANGSIPLISDVVGKRYFIPLSATYTMRMQSNFHRKWIMHLNPEWGL, from the coding sequence ATGGGACAAGAAGCACAGGGTGGGCGTACGCGGGGGGCGTCGCGCGCGCAGTCAGGCCAGGCGGCGGTCGAAGCGGCGATGATCATGCCGCTGTCCGTCTTCATGGCGCTGGGAATCATCCAGCTCACGATGATGCAGCACGCGAAGCTGATGACGGAGTACGCCGCGTACCAGGCGGCGCGGGCCGGCATCGTGTGGAACGGCAACAACGAGCGCATGCACGACGCGGCCATCGTCGCGCTCCTGCCCACCATGGGCGCCACCAACGACATCGGCAACCTGGCGAAGACGTTCGCGCTGCACACCGCGTATGACCACGCGATGCGCGCGCTGAACTTCGGCGGCGGCCGCGTGCCTCGCACCGTCAACGGGTCCAACCTCTTCGGGATGATCCGGGTGGACACCATCAGCCCGGCGTACTTCACCCCCATCGACACGCTGTGGAAGCTGCGCTCCGGCTACAACTGGAAGGAGCTGGACTTCGACGGCGCGGACAGCTTCCCGGAGGTTCCGTCGCTGGAGAACAACATCCGCAAGTTCTTCAACCTGCCGGAGCCGGACGACACGGAGCTCGTCTACCGGAAGTCCACGCGGCTCACCATCCGCCTGCGCTACTGGTACCAGCTGCGCGTGCCCTTCGCGAACTGGATCATCTTCTACTCGTGGTTCGCCTCCAACGCGGGCGTCGCGCTCAAGGGCGCCATCGACCGGCCCGTCTTCACGCTGGGCGCGGGCCGCAACGTCAACATGATGTCCGACGGCAACATCAATGGCCTGGAGGCCATGGCGGCCCGCGGCGCCCGGGAGCACGAGCGCGGCTACAACACGCTCTACCCGCTGGAGCTGGAGGTGCTGTGGCGGCTCGCCAACGGCAGCATCCCGCTCATCTCGGACGTGGTGGGCAAGCGCTACTTCATCCCGCTGTCGGCCACGTACACCATGCGCATGCAGTCCAACTTCCACCGGAAGTGGATCATGCACCTCAATCCCGAATGGGGCCTGTAA
- a CDS encoding FHA domain-containing protein: MSNGSPPARRRPASGTSSGSGTPSGSTGSRPAVRRTSPGGAAARPAPASAGSRLVCIAGPKAGEEFPLEDGEYVIGRANDNPICIPDTSVSRKHVMVRKVGAGWAVSDLGSGNGTLVNGDAISDETPLANGDVVTLGDTELRFEDVANSTMNIVAPPSGSRPRPAAGASGSRPGVPARPPPRAEGGRVRTSRQQASAPPDPAVQKKKMRIKLAAAGVVVLLFAGLGVVRMNVNRQQAAELQRANEDKARRGALSALFQEAKNLVREGKWIEAQAKLEELQAQAPDYPGVTDYLGHAEREIPIQRSLEEARAALAKNELGKAAAALAKTSKTQFLDEPVRNLKRDLGAAADKRTVAARAALDGSKFDEAKAITDDVLVAVPEHRDAKLINEAAVQSIAQRDAPRPVVQGPAPKPWEPAVDRFRDGDTSGAVAILNACMSRTPQCKKLLGQVNEFTNLYKKLEDLDAKNLTKLLALDKDITDGRPSKMARNAGTRAATIFYKGATAAKAAGQWAKAMEYARRALQADPGHAGATNIISEMKTKAKDLYLSAYSIKDSAPEDALPKFRDVVSMTPPDDEYHQKAQTWVEKLSR, from the coding sequence ATGTCGAACGGTTCCCCTCCGGCGCGTCGCAGGCCTGCATCCGGAACGTCTTCCGGTAGCGGGACGCCTTCGGGCAGCACGGGATCCCGGCCGGCCGTGCGCAGGACGTCTCCTGGCGGCGCGGCGGCCCGGCCCGCCCCGGCGTCCGCGGGCTCCAGGCTGGTCTGCATCGCTGGCCCCAAGGCAGGTGAGGAGTTCCCGCTGGAGGACGGCGAGTACGTCATCGGCCGCGCCAACGACAACCCCATCTGCATCCCCGACACGTCCGTGTCCCGCAAGCACGTCATGGTGCGCAAGGTGGGCGCGGGCTGGGCGGTGAGCGACCTGGGCTCCGGCAACGGCACGCTCGTCAACGGCGACGCCATCAGCGACGAGACGCCGCTGGCCAACGGCGACGTCGTCACCCTGGGCGACACGGAGCTGCGCTTCGAGGACGTGGCCAACTCCACGATGAACATCGTCGCGCCCCCCAGCGGCTCGCGCCCGAGGCCGGCCGCCGGCGCCTCCGGAAGCCGGCCCGGTGTGCCAGCGCGTCCGCCGCCGCGCGCCGAGGGCGGGCGCGTGCGCACCTCGCGTCAGCAGGCCTCCGCGCCGCCGGACCCCGCCGTGCAGAAGAAGAAGATGCGCATCAAGCTGGCTGCGGCCGGCGTGGTGGTGCTGCTGTTCGCCGGCCTGGGCGTGGTGCGGATGAACGTGAACCGCCAGCAGGCGGCGGAGCTGCAGCGGGCCAACGAGGACAAGGCCCGTCGCGGCGCGCTCAGCGCGCTGTTCCAGGAAGCGAAGAACCTGGTGCGCGAGGGCAAGTGGATTGAGGCGCAGGCGAAGCTGGAGGAGCTCCAGGCGCAGGCGCCGGACTACCCGGGCGTGACGGACTACCTCGGGCACGCGGAGCGGGAGATTCCCATCCAGCGCAGCCTGGAGGAGGCGCGCGCGGCGCTCGCGAAGAACGAGCTGGGCAAGGCCGCCGCCGCGCTGGCGAAGACGAGCAAGACGCAGTTCCTCGACGAGCCGGTGCGCAACCTGAAGCGCGACCTGGGGGCGGCGGCCGACAAGCGCACGGTGGCGGCGCGCGCGGCGCTGGACGGCAGCAAGTTCGACGAGGCCAAGGCCATCACCGACGACGTGCTGGTGGCCGTGCCCGAGCACCGCGACGCGAAGCTCATCAACGAGGCGGCGGTGCAGTCCATCGCCCAGCGCGACGCGCCGAGGCCCGTCGTCCAGGGCCCCGCGCCCAAGCCGTGGGAGCCCGCCGTGGACCGCTTCCGCGACGGCGACACGTCCGGCGCGGTGGCCATCCTCAACGCGTGCATGTCCCGCACGCCCCAGTGCAAGAAGCTGCTCGGGCAGGTCAACGAGTTCACCAACCTCTACAAGAAGCTGGAGGACCTGGACGCGAAGAACCTGACGAAGCTGCTGGCGCTGGACAAGGACATCACCGACGGCCGGCCCAGCAAGATGGCGCGCAACGCGGGCACGCGCGCGGCCACCATCTTCTACAAGGGCGCCACCGCGGCGAAGGCGGCCGGCCAGTGGGCCAAGGCCATGGAGTACGCGCGCCGCGCGCTCCAGGCGGACCCGGGCCACGCGGGCGCCACCAACATCATCAGCGAGATGAAGACCAAGGCGAAGGACCTGTACCTCTCCGCCTACTCCATCAAGGACTCCGCGCCCGAGGACGCGCTGCCCAAGTTCAGGGACGTGGTGTCCATGACGCCGCCCGACGACGAGTACCACCAGAAGGCGCAGACCTGGGTCGAGAAGCTCTCGCGATGA
- the cpaB gene encoding Flp pilus assembly protein CpaB, producing MLKGKTPLVVALVLGLLAGVIAYSAIKKKEADVRRGWNLVPVVVAAQDIPEGTVITFEMISQRSVPEQFVTSSVVRPDSASYVVNQKVLVALQAGDPLLWSQFETTKAAERLSTKVQRKARAITIEAKNTTSVGGWIRPNDKVDVIGTFRDPQTDESVAVTLLQNVIVVATGKITGTTNVNLIPESQREYNNISLMVLPEEAEILVLATDLGSLTLTLRNEDDVDLIEERGRATISTLLSGERTRVLEQKRREIIQIIKGGAAAEKAAGAGAP from the coding sequence ATGTTGAAGGGCAAGACTCCGCTCGTCGTCGCGCTCGTGCTTGGCCTGCTGGCCGGCGTCATCGCGTATTCCGCCATCAAGAAGAAGGAGGCGGACGTCCGCCGCGGATGGAATCTGGTGCCTGTCGTCGTGGCAGCGCAGGACATCCCCGAAGGCACGGTCATCACCTTCGAGATGATCTCCCAGCGCTCCGTGCCGGAGCAGTTCGTCACCTCCTCGGTGGTGCGCCCGGACTCGGCCTCCTACGTGGTGAACCAGAAGGTGCTCGTGGCGCTGCAGGCGGGTGATCCGCTGCTGTGGAGCCAGTTCGAGACGACGAAGGCCGCCGAGCGCCTGTCCACCAAGGTGCAGCGCAAGGCCCGCGCCATCACGATTGAGGCGAAGAACACCACGTCCGTGGGCGGCTGGATTCGCCCCAACGACAAGGTGGACGTCATCGGTACCTTCCGTGATCCGCAGACGGACGAGAGCGTGGCGGTGACGCTGCTCCAGAACGTCATCGTGGTGGCCACGGGCAAGATTACCGGCACCACCAACGTGAACCTGATTCCGGAGAGCCAGCGCGAGTACAACAACATCTCGCTGATGGTGCTGCCGGAAGAGGCGGAAATCCTCGTGCTGGCGACGGACCTGGGCAGCCTCACGCTCACCCTGCGCAACGAGGACGACGTGGACCTCATCGAGGAGCGCGGCCGCGCCACCATCAGCACGCTGCTCTCCGGTGAGCGCACCCGCGTGCTGGAGCAGAAGCGCCGCGAAATCATCCAAATCATCAAGGGCGGCGCGGCGGCGGAGAAGGCCGCGGGCGCGGGCGCGCCGTAA